In Neorhizobium galegae, the following proteins share a genomic window:
- a CDS encoding transglutaminase-like cysteine peptidase, translating into MMIALQARRIAVILVSVLVPVSAAVPAPRPMAAMVTGAVTSQPIGHYEFCHKYAAECSIKSRSAPSPKVSAKGWAAVRQINRAVNARYIAKTDKEVYGREEVWSYPSNFADCEDFALEKRKELAAQGFALSDLLMTVVRKPDGEGHAVLTLRTSDGDFILDNLDNEVKPWFATPYTFLKRQASFNTGRWVTIENGRDLLVGALK; encoded by the coding sequence ATCCTAGTTAGCGTACTTGTACCAGTGAGTGCTGCAGTTCCGGCTCCAAGGCCAATGGCCGCAATGGTCACCGGTGCCGTCACCTCCCAGCCGATCGGCCATTACGAATTCTGTCATAAATATGCGGCGGAATGTTCCATCAAGAGCCGCTCCGCTCCTTCCCCCAAAGTCAGCGCCAAAGGCTGGGCTGCGGTCCGTCAGATCAACCGGGCTGTCAACGCTCGTTACATCGCCAAGACGGACAAGGAAGTCTACGGCCGCGAAGAGGTCTGGAGCTATCCGAGCAATTTCGCCGATTGCGAGGACTTTGCGCTCGAGAAGCGCAAGGAACTCGCGGCGCAGGGCTTCGCCCTATCCGATCTCCTGATGACCGTCGTCCGCAAACCGGACGGCGAAGGCCATGCGGTCCTGACGTTGCGCACGTCCGACGGGGATTTCATCCTCGACAACCTCGATAACGAGGTGAAGCCCTGGTTTGCGACGCCCTACACCTTCCTGAAGCGCCAGGCCTCGTTCAATACGGGCCGCTGGGTCACCATCGAAAACGGCCGCGACCTGCTGGTCGGCGCGTTGAAATAA